DNA sequence from the Orcinus orca chromosome 2, mOrcOrc1.1, whole genome shotgun sequence genome:
CCTGGGCTGCCAGGCACCCAGAAGAAGAGACACCCAACAGATTAACAGTGCAATTCATTTTGTTTAGAAGCCACTTAAAGGAAAGACCAGGATGATATAAACGTGCTGAAATTCTAAACTAAGCCAGCCGAAGTgattctgaattttgtttttgttgtacaAAAAGGCTAATGACCTCCTGTATTTCCTGTTCTCTTTCCTAGGCTAAAGGGAAGACTTTGGATCCCAGCCCGACTGCTGAAGGGCAGAGGGTTACTCTCTGGAGCTGGGCAAGTGAGGGGGTCCAGGGAACGGTTACCTGTGTTTccaccttctctttcttctcccaacTTCTAATTCATCTGGGTCAGCTGGGGTTATGATTTTCTTTGGTATTTTCTTGGCTACAATGGATAAAGGAACTCCATTCCTAAATGCATTAGTCAGCCTTTGAGAGTGCCTGCTGAGAAGGGTTAGAAGGGATGGTAGCTTCCCCTTTAACACACTCCTCGGATTCCTCTTCTTCACCATAGTTTTCCTCTGATTCGCTGGTCTTACAGGTACTTGGCTCCATCCTCTTAGATTCTGAGGAGAGAGGGGTGGGAGTGAAATGTATATGACTTCCTTCCAGGCCCAGGAAGGACGGCAGGAATCCACCCAAGGACCTTCATGGTGTTATAAGGGAATGTTGCTGCTCCTTCAGAACAGAGCAGTCCCACTACAGCATGGGATGTTTCCAAATAGGTAATGGGGTCCGTGGAATGCCTATGAGATGTTAGATTCGCTGACAAGCCCCAATTATCCAAGATCACTCCATACAATACTCTGGGGTGCATGCAGGAGCTGAATTGAGCTGGCAGGGACCATGACCATAGCTTTTTTGTTCTTGAATGTAATGGGGGATGGCTGGAGGTGCTGGGGGGACCTTCACTTTGAAAAATAGAGCTGAAGACCAAAGGTCGCCTAGGCCAGCCTTTTCCCTGTCCCATGATTCAGTTTCTCCATACAGACACACTGGGGCCAGGCACCCAATGGCCAAGACCCCCTGGGCTCTGACAGCGGAGGGGAAGCCCCCGGCGGACAATGCCCACCGCAGGTTCCGAGAGCGGATGGGCTGCCGGGTCCGCCCCTATCGGCCTGGTGCTGGACTCAGCTGGTCGCTCACGACCGCCCTTCGGCCGGCTCTCGCTCCTTCCCGGGCGTTGCTGGGCCTCCGGGACCGCCTCCTTGTTCCACGGGAATGGCTATCCCCGGCGATCGCGAGGGGGGCCCGCTCCCCCCTGCACCCGGGGTTCACACCTATCTTGGAGATCCCGGCTGCGCCGCCTTAAGCAAGcaggctgccgccgccgccgtcgccaTGGACACGAGGGCGGCCCCCATTGGAGAAGCGTTCTGGGGGCGGGGCCTTTCCGAGAACCACACCCACTTTGCCGCCAGCAGAGGCCATATTGGGCGGGTGCCTGAGACGTTTGCCCCTGGGCTGCCGTAGGAAGCGCAATCAAGCGCCTGGCACTGGAGGGCGGACTCTTGCGGCAACTGACCCGATGCGTGATAGGACTTCTAGTCCTTCCGCTTTCACGCCAGTTCGCACGAGCCCCACCCCCTTTCCTGATCCTTTCCTGACCCTTTCCTGAATCCGCGGGCCAAGCTCCCGGAATTTGGCCAACGCAGTGTTCGGGACGAGAAGCCCCAATTATCCAAGTAATTAGTAACCATTAGTAACCATGTCTCGAGCAGTCCCAGCACTTGGGAGGGACGGCCGTGATTATCACACGTGCCCTGGAGGTGCTCATGAGACTGCTCCTTTACTCTCGCCATCTTTTCCTGATGTCCATCCGCTTTACCTCTCATTGCCACCTCCACCAAACTCCGCCCAATTTGTCACTTTAAGATTATCCCATGTGCTTAAATCTAAAGGACACTTAAAAAATTTCGCTCCTCTAAAAAGACATGTACATTTTCCGATTCATAGATTTCTTGACCTCGCTTCAGTGTATGATACTCTATTACCCCCTCCTTGAAATGCTTTGGAGTCCCTTGCCTTTCAGGACGCACAATTTTCTCACTCTTTCTGACTCCACTTCTCACCCCACACTGACTCTTAATGGATGTGGAGCGCTAGGCTAAGCTGCTTAGAAGGCTGGATCGTTCAGCTGGCTCTACTGTTGGCTCTGAAGCTCCCAGTCTTCCCCCTAAGATAGGCTCACGTGCCCTGGAGGGACCAGCTGAGCTTGCTTCCAGGCAAGCAGCATATATTGAGATAGGATGTGGCCAGCAAACACTTCCTTCAGATAACAGAAGCTCCAGAGACCCAAGAGGAGAATATTTCCATTGGTGCAGAAGCCCCTGGCCATGGGGCTTCTGCACCAATGGAAATATTTAACGTTCCAGGCAcatatttaacagatatttaacgttccaggcactgttctagtaCCTGAACCATCATTTCTTGCCTGAATTGCCACCATTAAGCAGCCTCTTAATTGGATTCCCTtattctatttttccttccttcatccatccatccatccactgcAGCTTAAGTATTCGCCCTAAAATGCATATTTGTTACTCCCCAATTTAAAACTCTTCAAGGTTTCCCATTAGATCAAGTCCAAAACCCCTTAGTACAAAAGACCttccatcaaaaaagaaaacaaacaaaaagcaagcaaAGCGGTGGAGAGGCCCTGAGCTGGATTGTCCCTTCTTACTTACCTACTGTGCTCAAAGCCCAGGGCTCTGGATACAAAGGGTCTCCTAAGTGTTCCATACTCAAGCTCAGAAAAAGCTTCCATAAATCCCCTTCTGGACGATTCACAAAGTATTCATGGCTAAGAAGTACCACCACAAAGAAAACCTATTTGACTTTTACTTTTTGTGGAAAAACTTATTTGGGGCCAGAGAAGGCTTTCCTCTGAACATTAATCCTAaggaaaaactggggaaatcCTGGTATTTGGACTCATCACCTTCGACACACAAAGTCCACTTTACTCTAATGGTCATCTGCACTCCCTTCAGAGAGTGAGCAAGCAAAATAAAGTGATGTTATTGGAGCCCATATTTGCAAAGGCTTGCACAAAGAGGCATTAAGCTGAAATTACTGCAATGTGCCCAAAACATGAGGGTGACCAAAAACTGTTTATAGGAATTTAAATGTCAAACTGATTTTCTTATGAAATGGGTTGTGATGCATATTCTGCTTCATCTCAGTGAGACTTTATTAACATGGCAGTCACACGTGCACAGCCCCAGCTCAGCTTCAGGTGTCTGATTGCCTGCGTTGCAGTCCTGACTCCACTACTTTTGAGCCatctgaccttggacaaattactaaACCTCTGTCAGCCTGCATATCTTCGTCTGTTAAATGGGGGTATTAAGAGGACCTGCAACTTTCAAGTTGTGAGGACATCTTGTTTTCACATGAAATGATGTATGTGAAGAACACTCAACTCAGCTTTGGGGCTGAAGGAAAATTCAAGGTGGCCAGGTAGGCGAAGAATGTGCTATAAATAGGGCATATGGATGGAGGGGACATATCTAGGGGCAGGATGAAGAAATACAACTCAGTGGTGGGCAAAGGGAGAACAGGCAGAGAGGCAAGAACAGAGGAGGTGATAAACGATCACTTTGCTAAGATTTgataagaaaggaagagaaaagttgGCATATACGAGTCAGGAGTGTGTTAACTCTTGCACACACTCCCTTCTTAACAATAGGCTTGACATCCCTGGGGCTTATCTAAGAAGAAAGGTGAAAAGCAGCAGATACATCCATGAGGGCTCATTCATTCGATTTATTCCAAGGTATCCTCCTCCTTAAAGAGACCACTTACCAGTTCTTTATCCCTCCCCTTAGGCTGAGACAGGTGAGAAGGCATTCATGAAAGTGCCCACATGATCACGATGAACAGCTTTCCGGAAAGAGACTTAGATCggttacaaaataaatacttcTGGAAGGATTACTGCTCCTCCTTGGCTATCAAGGCCACCAGTGCTGCCTGCACCTCTCCCgcctgggctgggggcagcagaCAGTCTCGGATGATGGCCAGAGCCGCCGCCTCTGTCAGGCTGCTGAAGTCCTGGGACGTTTTGACAGGGAGGTGCCCGGCCAGCTCACAGAGGGCAACATTGAAGGCCTCGCCTTCCTTTATCCCAAAGCTGGACTTCCGGGCCCAAAGAATTACTCGGACCCCCGTGAGGGCTGAGGAAGATGATGTCTTTCCAGGTGGAGCCCCCCGGGTCACAAACAAGTTATGTGCAATCTCGTGGTCAGCCAGATAGTCAGTGGCCCGACATACCCTGCTTATCAAGGCTTCCAAGTCGGGCCCTGGCCCGCTTGTGTAAAAGAGGAAgccaggagctgggaggtccTGGAGCAGATGCAGACGGCCCCCAGGATCCAGGGGTTTGCTTGGGGCCCCCTCCACGGGCAGTCTGTGGGCCAAGTAATAGCCATGCAGGTGGAGGTGGTTCACTGAGGCCAGGCCACCCAGGCTGTTGAAGCCGACTCGGAAGCCTGGGTGTGAGCTCAGCAGCACAGCTTCAACCCCGGCCTGCAGTGCCCCTGGCAGCAGGCGCTGGGGGAGCCCTCGGGTGGGCTCGGGCACCAGCAGCACGTGGCCCCACTCCAAGGGGCTGACATTGATCACCACGAGGATGTCGTCTTGCTGGAGAGCACTGGGGAGATCGGGCTCCCGGTGCAAGCGGAAGAGGACTTCTCCTGGCCGGATCTGGTTGAAGTTAAACTGTTCAGGGTCAAACGCCTGCCTCACGCTCCTGATGTTCTGGGGGCTCCTTCTTTGCACACCTCGCTCCACATTCAGCTGAGCAACAAAACCCACGGCACCAGGAAGGGTTTGGGTCTGCAGCTCCCCCAGACAGTAGCGGAACAGCCCCAGCTCCATCCGCTGCCTCCAGGCCAAGCAGAGGGCAGAGTCAAAGCGAGACAGTGGCAGTGTGTCCAGAAGGCTGGGTCCGCTCCTTGGCCACTGAATCCCTTCTGGCACGAGTTCCTTCTGCCCATAGACAAAGTCAGGAATGCCGTGCCCTCCCCAGTCCTCACTGTTTGGAGGTAGCAAATAGGAAGTTTCATTTGAACCATGTGGAATAGCCATGGGGCTGACCTGAAACAATCATAAGGTGAAAAATACATGATGCTATCCCATttccaaagattttatttttattatttatttatttatttggccgtgccacgcagctgGCGGGAtatcagttccctgaccaggggctgaacctgggccatggcagtgaaagtcccaaattctaaccactaggccaccagggaactctcctatttttattttcaaataacctTTACTTTTTGCtctgattacaaaagtaatatatgcCTCTggtaaaatattctgaaaacacAGAAATCACTCATAATTATCACCTGCAGATTAGCATACATTTttactgaattaaaaatataaaccaaattctctttctaaaaattatatatattgagTAAACTTccttaatggattaaaaaaataaagataaattacaaCCCTTATTCCAGTGCCCAGGGAAAAATCACAATTTACATTTAGCCTCATTTTCATATGTAGGTggaccttgactttttttttttgcctgtgccacGTGGCAtctaggatcttagttccccaaccagggatcaaacctgtgccccctgcattgggagtgcggagtcttaaccgctggaccacagggaagtcccggatcttaattttttaacaaaTCTTTAACTGctgtacatttaggttgctgccaATTTCATACTATTATATACAATGTTGTGATGAACATCCTGTGTATCTATCTTTgcagatgtttttattttcctttaaaataaaatcttagtaGACCACTGGTCAGAGTAGGCTCATGGCTCAGGCTTTTGACAGTGTGTCAAACTGCCCTCCAGAAAACTGCACCAGTGTTCCAGTGCATGAGAATGGCCAAGGTTTCAAAGCTGACCACTCCTTCGTGGGAACAGCTTTTCCACTGTTGTGTAGTGATTCCAAATGGCCATACATAGAACCATTTGGGTAAGGATGGCCCATCATAAGTGCCCTAGGCCAATCCTTTAAGGCAGAAATATAGGTGCCTGTCTTCATCTCCCACTGGGCCCCTGGAGCCCTGTGGACCCAGAAGTGTCAGGGAGATGACCTGCTGTTGGCCCAGATGGGACTTCAGAATGAAGCTTACCTCAGTAGAGTTGCCTCAGTACAAGTTTGGGTACCCTCAGCTCTGCTGGTCCAGAAACTTCATattagtaaaacagaaaaaacaaagaacatacaaaacaacatattaaaagtcaAGCTGAgtttaatgagtatagagtttcagttttgtaagatgaaaaagttctagagactGGCGGCACAACGATGGGAATATACCAAACActactgaattgcacacttagaaatggttaaggtggtaaatcTTATgcgttttttaccacaataaaaaaaattttttttaaactcgaGCTAAGCATAATATTGacaataaaacataaaatctttAATTATTCTATTGAAAGTGAGCccaagacatttctccaaagatacacaaatgtccaacaagcacatgaaaagctgctcaacatcactaattagggaaatgcaaatcaaaatcacagtaagataccactttacatcctttaggatggctactatcaaaaacagaaaataacatgtgttggcaaggatatggagaaattggaacccttgtgcactgctggtgggaatgtaaagtgatgcagctgctatggaaaacagtacagcagctcctcaaaaaattaaaaatagaattactatatgatccagcaatcccacttctgggtatatatccaaaagaaccaaaagcagggtctcaaaaagagatatctgtacacccactttcatagcagcattattcacaatagccaaaaggtggaagcaacttaagtatccatcgatagataaatggataaacaagatgcagtatatacagacaatggaatgttattcagccttaaaaagcacGAAATGCTGACATATGttacaacacggatggaccttcgggacattatgctaagtgaaataagccagtcaccaaaggacaaatattgtgagTCCACTTATATAAGAGACCTAAAGTgctcaaattcatagagacagaaagtagaatggtggttcccaAGGGCTGGCGGGAGGAGAAAATGACGAATTGTTCGTTGTTTAATGggcatagagtttcagttttgcaagaaggAAAGAGGTCTGGAGATTGGCTAccaaacaatgtgaatatatttaacactactgaactatacactcAGAAATGGTTAAGGTgttaaattttatgctatgtgtttttttttaacttttgaagactgccatattttttttaaataaataaataaatttatttatttatatttggctgagttgggtctttgttggtgcgcacgggctttctctagttgtggtgggcgggggctactcttcattgtggtgcacgggcttctcactgcaatggcttctcttgctgacgagcatggactctaggcgagcgggcttcagtagttgtggcacacgggcttcagtagttgtggcgcatgggcttagttgctctgcggcatgtgggatcttcccagaccagggctcaaacctgtgtcccctgcattggcaggcggattcttaaccactgcgccaccagggaagtctctatgctacgtgttttttatttattttatttttatttttttaaagcttagtgGTATTTTTAcggaggaattttttaaaattaattaattaattaatttttggctgtgttgggtcttcgttttctgtgcgagggctttctctagttgcggccagtgggggccactcttcatcgcggtgcgcgggcctcacttgtcgtggcctctcttgttgcagagcacaggctccagacgcgcaggctcagcagttgtggctcatgggcctacttgctctgcggcatgtgggaccttcccacaccagggctcgaacccgtgtcccctgcattggcagtcagattctaaaccactgcgccaccagggaagccctgatacgtgtttgtttttttttttttttccctgcggtacgcgggcctctcactgttgtggcctctcccgttgcggagcacaggctctggacgcgcaggctcagcggccatggctcacgggcccagccgctccgtggcatgtgggatcctcccggaccagggcacgaacctgtgtcccctgcggaccggggcacgaacccgtgtcccctgcatcggcaggcgaactctcaaccactgtgccaccagggaagcagccCCTGCTACATGTTTTTTAattacaacttttaaaatatcaagatggtaaatttcatgttatgtattttttgtgtgtgtgtgtggtacgcaggcctctcactgttgtggcctctcccattgcggagcacaggctccagacgcacaggctcagcagccatggctcatgggctcagccgctccgcagcatgtgggatcctcccggaccggggcatgaacctgtgtcccctgcatcggcaggcggactctcaaccactgcgccaccagggaagccccatgttatgtatattttaccacaacttgAAAAAATTTAAGTGGGTCTCAAAATAGATTTAAGAAATCCAACCATTTGATGAGCTAAACCTAAGTATTCACTTACtctctcattcactcattcattcattcattcattcagaatcAATGCCTACGTCATCCCCACTGTTGATACTCTGGGGCCACCTCTTCTGTGCACCCTGCTCCACGTTCAGCTGAGCCACAAAACCCAAGTAGTTATGAAGTAACTGCTGTGTATGAGGTAATGGGGAAATTGTAGCAAATAAAGGGAACAAAGTCCACACATACCCTTATGGAGCTTACATCCCGGGGTGGAGTCAGATGAtaagcaaaaggaaaatattaactaCCCATGGTGATAGCATTTTGTGGGAAATAAACAAGTGATACAACAGAGGGTGACTAAGGGGTGGGATCAGGGCATCCCACTTCTACAAGAGGGCGGGGCAGGGCCCTCTGAAATGACAGCTGAACTAAGACAGGAAGGATGAGAAGAGGCCTACAATGAAGAGCTGAGGAAAGTGTACTCTAAGCAAAGGAAACTGTGTGTACCCTAAGCAAAGGGAATTGTAAGTCCAAGGCCATAAGTCTCGCAGGGCAGGTGGGTGGCCtgttcaaggaacagaaaggaggtAGTGTTACTGAGGTATGGCTGACCAAGGGACGGGCCCCCCCcatgaggctggagaggaaggcaggggccAGATTAGCTGCAGGGCCTTATGCATCATGGTCAGGaacttggattttattctaaacgGAGTAAGAAATCACTGGCAGGTTCTAAGCATAAGGAACGTCTggtattttataaactttttctaACTGTTGTGTGGAAAACAGATTGTAGGGGAGCAAAGGGGAAGCAGAGATCACTTTGGAGGCCACTCTGGTGGCCAGGTGAGCAGTGAGGGCGACTGGACAACACAGAGGGCAACAGAGACAAAGGAGCTGGGGATATGGGTCATGTTTTGAAGGCTGAACCAACAGGGCCTGCTGACAGGCTGACTATGGGGACTGACAGAAAAGGAAGAGCTGGGAGTGACTCGGCATCAGGAACTAGGCACTGCAGTGGCATTTACAGAGACGGAGATGCTGGGGAGGTGCAGTGAGAATAGGTTGACTAGAGGAAGGGAGAGACCAAGAGTTCAGTTTTGATTACTGACTCTGAGATGCAGCCTGGGCATCTAAGAAAAGTGGTGTAGGCAGTAGGACAGTCAAACCTGGAGGTTAAGGGTAAGGTCTGGGCTAGATACAAATTTGGAGTAACATTAAAAGCCAGGGGCTAGGACCAAGGACCTAGGGCCAAGATGATACCAAAAGGCTAAAAATATGAGTAAAGACATATCAGTCAATAGAATCAATAGAGGTGGgtacggggcttccctgatggtgcagtggttgagggtccgcctgccgatgcaggggacgcgggttcgtgccccggtccgggaagatgccacatgccgcggagcggctgggcccgtgagccatggccgctgagcctgtgcgtcaggagtctgtgctccacagcaggagaggccacagcagtgagaggcccgcgtaccgcgaaaagaaaaaaaaaaaaagaaagtgggtaTGGTTGTATTTATATTCAAGTGAACTAGGAGGCAAaaacaatacctaggaataaagagGAATACTTGAAAGTGACAAATCATAGTGACCACACAACAGGACTGAACCTACACAGGAAAACCAGGAGAAAGGGCACACTGTTCGCATGTCTATGTTGTGCGAGGCATGGGTTGGGGGCTTTCCAAGTGCACTCAGGTGACCCTCACAACAAGCCTGTGTAGTCAGTATCATCCTGGCAGGAAGGTGAGAGATGTGGTTTTGGAGGCTGACAAGgtgtttgaattctggctcttccATTCACTAGGGATGTGACCTTGAGCCCCTAGAACAAAGTCCATTTCCTCACCATGGCCTCCGGGCTCTCAAGGCTTAGCGGTGCCTCCCCCTCTTACCTCCTCCCAGACCACTCTTCCCCTGGCCTACTCTGCTGCTCACTCTTCCTAAACTTGCTCCTGCTCAGGGCCTTGGTGATTTATGTTCTCTCAGCCTAAAATACCCTCCTCCCAGGTATTCTTCACATGCCAGGCTCATTTAGGTCTCAAACATCAAACAACAAATATCACCACATCAGACAAACCCTGTGTGGCCATCCTATGTAATGTctcaaggaaaagaggaagagggaaataaTATTACAAGCAGGGAATGAAATGtcttggaaaacaaaaaaaaagttagaattcACAAATCCAAGGGAgggtattttaataaaaaaatgatcAATGAACAAACCTTTGAAAGATCCaaccaagaaacaaaataattgttttgtttaaaaatagcaCTACGAGTTATTTTTAAATCAGCCACTCAGTTTTATCACTGTGTCAAGGGTTGATCGGGCACAGGAAGGACACTACGCTAACCAGACTTACCAGGGACTGCTGGATGACTCAGAATAACTATTTAATAatttatggacttccctggtggcacagtggttaagaatccacctgtcaatgcaggggacacgggttcgagccctggtccgggaacatcccacatgccgtggagcaacgaagcctgtgcgccacaactactgagcctgcgctctagagcccatgagccacaattactgaggcccacatgcctagagcccgagctctgcaacaagagaagccaccacaatgagaagcccgtgcactgcaacgaagacccaaggcaaccaaaaataaataaataaataaatttgtataaaaaatattatacctcattaaagctgaaaacaaacaacaataaaagatAATTAACCTCGGAGCATGCCTCCTCAGCTTCTGGAAGTTCCATGACTGGCAGCGAACGCTGGTGCGAGACCAGCCTACCAGGGAGAGAATCTGCAGAGACATATATACATGGAAGTCACCTGCCATGTGTAAGGTACCTTATGGAAAGACTCAAATGGCAAAGAACTGATTGAGACTTCCAGCCAACAAGCAGTGAGGAAGTGACCTGCTCAGTCCACTAGCTTGTGAGGAACTGGCTCCTGCCAACAACAGGCTAGCAGAGAAACGTGGCTGTGAATGGAGGGAAGGAAATGCTGTCAAAGCTTCAGAACTGGAAGCTTCAGACATGGATCAGAGAgtaccttcaagatggtggaggagtaagacatggagatcaccttcatccccacaaatacatcaaaagtacatctacatgtggaacaaatcctacagaacacctactgaatgctggcagaagacctcagacttcccaaaaggcaaaaaactccccacgtacctggccatGTGGTggaaagggtcttggtgctccggccggctACCAGGCcggagcctctgagg
Encoded proteins:
- the GDPGP1 gene encoding GDP-D-glucose phosphorylase 1 isoform X1, which codes for MAIPHGSNETSYLLPPNSEDWGGHGIPDFVYGQKELVPEGIQWPRSGPSLLDTLPLSRFDSALCLAWRQRMELGLFRYCLGELQTQTLPGAVGFVAQLNVERGVQRRSPQNIRSVRQAFDPEQFNFNQIRPGEVLFRLHREPDLPSALQQDDILVVINVSPLEWGHVLLVPEPTRGLPQRLLPGALQAGVEAVLLSSHPGFRVGFNSLGGLASVNHLHLHGYYLAHRLPVEGAPSKPLDPGGRLHLLQDLPAPGFLFYTSGPGPDLEALISRVCRATDYLADHEIAHNLFVTRGAPPGKTSSSSALTGVRVILWARKSSFGIKEGEAFNVALCELAGHLPVKTSQDFSSLTEAAALAIIRDCLLPPAQAGEVQAALVALIAKEEQ
- the GDPGP1 gene encoding GDP-D-glucose phosphorylase 1 isoform X2; amino-acid sequence: MELGLFRYCLGELQTQTLPGAVGFVAQLNVERGVQRRSPQNIRSVRQAFDPEQFNFNQIRPGEVLFRLHREPDLPSALQQDDILVVINVSPLEWGHVLLVPEPTRGLPQRLLPGALQAGVEAVLLSSHPGFRVGFNSLGGLASVNHLHLHGYYLAHRLPVEGAPSKPLDPGGRLHLLQDLPAPGFLFYTSGPGPDLEALISRVCRATDYLADHEIAHNLFVTRGAPPGKTSSSSALTGVRVILWARKSSFGIKEGEAFNVALCELAGHLPVKTSQDFSSLTEAAALAIIRDCLLPPAQAGEVQAALVALIAKEEQ